The Fluviispira sanaruensis sequence CATATCTAATTCCTTTTTGTAAAAAAATTTACTCTTCTTTAAATTTAAATTTTAAAATTAATTCTCGCGCAGCTTTAACTTCGTCCACCTTTTCCCTAAATGTACGTTTAGGAAAAATAGTTTGAGAATCATTTTGTTCTATAATTTCTTTAACAGAATTTATAAATCGGTCAAGCTCTTCTATGCTTTCTGTTTCAGTTGGCTCTACCATGAGTGCATTTTTAACACATAAAGGGAAATAAACTGTTGGGGGATGCATACCGTAATCGATTAAGGCTTTTGCTAACTTTGAAGTATCAAAACCATTCTCTTTTAGATTTAAATCATTGAATATGATTTCATGTAAATGATGTCCATTCACAGGTATATTTAAAATATCTTTTAATTGTGATTTTATATAATTCGCATTCAGAATAGCATTTTCGCTGACTTCTCGCAAACCTTTCCCGCCAAGCGCTTTAATGTAACACCACGCTCGGATAAACATCCCAAAATTACCATAAAATGCTTTAACTCTTCCAATAGATTTGGGGGAATTATAATTTAAAGCATAACCATTATTTTTTTTCTCGATTAAAGGAACTGGCAAAAATGGAACCAATTTCTCACTGACTGCTATAGGCCCACTGCCTGGCCCACCGCCACCGTGCGGAGTCGTAAATGTTTTATGTAAATTAAAATGAATAACATCTGCTCCAAAATCACCAGGGCGGCTGATTCCCAACACGGCATTCATATTTGCGCCATCAATATATAGAAGCGCATCTTTTTCATGTAATAATCTTGCAATCTGCGCTATATTTTTTTCAAATAAACCGAGAGTATTAGGATTAGTGAGCATCATTCCTGCAACATCATCATTTAATACCTCCTCAACAGACTCTAAAGTAACATAGCCGTCTTCACCTGTTTTCACTTGCACAATATTAAATCCTGCTAGAGCCGCACTCGCAGGATTTGTCCCATGTGAAGTATCCGCTGTTAAAATCGTGCGTCTATTTCTACCTTTATTTCTATGATAAGCAGATATTAAAAGTAACCCCGCAAATTCTCCTTGTGCTCCAGCACTCGGTTGTAAGGAAACAGCTTTGAGTCCTGTTATTTCTTTCAAATCTTCTTGCAATTCATACATAATTTGTAAATGAGCCTGACTCCATTGAATAGGGTCATAAGGGTGCAATTCACAAATTTCAGCACTCCTTGCAACCTCTTCATTAAATCTTGGATTATGCTTCATAGTACAAGAACCCAAAGGATAAATTCCAAGATCAATTGCGTAATTCCATGTTGACAGACGGGTAAAATGTCTAACGACTTCCGATTCAGAAAGTTCAGGAAGTCTTGCGTCTTTTGCTCGTGAGTTATGCGCAAAATATTTTTTGGATATTATTTTTGGCACATCTAATTCTGGTAAGCCAAATCCATAAGCTCCTTCATGTGATCTTTCAAACAAGAGAGGTTCTTCTAAAACAACTGCATGACTCGTAGTTTTATTTAAATAGCTCATAATATTTTCACCTTATCCAAATCTTTTTAAAAGTTCAACATATTTATCTAATTCATCGCGTGTTTTCTTTTCAGTCACAGCTACTATTAGACCTGTTTTATCTTCAGGAAAAAATCTTTGCAATGAAACACCAGGAGCCAAATCATTCTCTACACATTTTTGAATAAATTCAGCTGAAGATATTTTTAAATCAATCACAAATTCATTAAATGAATTTGTCTTACCATAGCGAATTTTTGCTTTTCCAGTTTTCAATAATTCCGATTTTAGATATTCAGATTTCGCTAAATTCTGCTCAGCTAATTCAATGAAACCTTGCTTACCAACCAACGCCATCCAAATTGTCGCCCAAAGTGCGCATAAATTTTGATTTGTACATATATTTGAAGTTGCTTTTTCTCTACGAATATGTTGTTCACGCGTGCTTAGCGTTAAAGTATAACTTCTTCTTCCGAGGGAGTCGACTGTTTCACCGCAAAGGCGCCCAGGCATTTGCCGAACATTTTCCAATCGACTTGTAAATAAACCTAAATAAGGTCCACCAAAACTCTGCGGTAAACCAAAGCTTTGTCCCTCACCTGTAGCAATATCAGCATTATATTCACCGGGGGTTTTTAATAGAGCGAGACTTAGTGGCTCTGTTACATTAGCAGAAAATAAACTTCCTTTAGCATGCACTAAATCAGATAATTCATGCATGTCTTCTATACAGCCCATGAAATTAGGACTTTGCGCAATAACAATGGCAACATCACTTCCCAATAATGTTTTTAACGCAGTTGAAGATGTTTTGCCTTCTTCATTTAAAGGAACAACTGTTACCTCTATTCCTAAGTTTGTAACATAAGTTTTTAACACTTCGACATATTCAGGATGCACACCACCAGAGACCAGAATTCTTTTTTTATTCGGCTGCATACGCATTGCCATTAATGCTGATTCTGCCAAACTTGTGGAACCATCGTAATGAGAAGCAGATGAAATATCCATACCAAATATTTCTGCAATCATACTTTGAAATTCGAATAAAGCTTGTAATGTTCCTTGAGATATTTCTGGCTGATAAGGAGTATATGATGTTAAAAATTCACCCCTTAATGTCAATTGATTCACTGCAGCAGGGCAATAATGATCATAAACACCTGCACCTAAAAAACTTAAATAAGAGTTTTTATTTCTTGAGTTTTTTAGAAGTTCATTTATTTTTCTTTTAATATCAAATTCAGATAATTCTTTTCCAATTGCTAAAGTACCAGAATATTGAACTGCTTCAGGAATTCCTTTTAATAATTCATCAAGGGAATTTACCCCACATGCTGCCAACAATTTTTTTTTATCTAACTCTGTAGTTGGCAAAAAACGATGACTCGACATTTAATACTCCTTATTAAAAAAAAAGACGGGTTTTTACAACCCGTCTTTAAAATCTTTTTAAAATTAATTGCCACCTTTAATGTAGTTTTCATACTCAGAAGCACTCAATAAATCGGCTGGAATATTTTCGACCTCTACTTTTACGAGCCATCCTTTCGAATAAGCATCTTCTGCGAGGCAATCTGGAGAATCGATAGCTGTCTGATTTATTTCTGTAATTTTACAGCTTACAGGCATATAAAGATCGCTAACTGTTTTGACAGATTCAACTGTACCAAAATTTACCCCAGCTTTGAAACTTGCACCCACTTTAGGAAGATCAAGATACACAATATCCCCAAGCTGATCGATCGCATATTTCGTGATGCCAATCGTTGCAACACTTCCTTCAATTTTAATCCATTCATGTTCTTTTGTATATTTTAATCCATTTGGATAAGACATTTGTATTCCCCTTTTACACTTAATCCTTAAGCTCAACCCTGAGCACTACCATGAACAAAAAATGGTTTTTTTACAACTAAAGCAGGTTTTTTTTCACCCCTAATTTCAATCCATATTTGCGATCCAAGTTTAGAATAAGCTTGATTTACATATGCTAAACCAATATTTTTGCCGACTGTTGGAGCTGGACAACCACTCGTCACGTTGCCTATAGAATTTTCTCCCTCGCTCGATGCATAAACTTTATAACCATGCCGCCCGATTGCTCTATCTTGCATTTCAAATGCAACTAATTTTCTTATTAAACCTTCTTCTTTTTGTTTGAGAAGGGCTTCTTTACCAACAAAATTATTTTTTTCAAATTTAGTGACCCAGCCTAAACCACATTCTAAAGCGCTGGTTGTGTTGTCCATATCATTTCCATATAAAAGATAACCCACCTCTAAACGCAACGTATCTCTCGCTCCTAAGCCACAAGGTTTTACAGAATACTCATGACCTACTTGCAATAAGCCTCTCCATATTTTTGCTGCCGCAGAAGCGGGGAGATAAACTTCATAACCCAATTCGCCTGTATAACCAGTACGCGCTATAATTGCAGGCACCCCAAGCACTTTTCCTTCAGTAAAATGATAATAAGCGAGCTCTGTTATTTTAACGTCCACAACTTTGGCTATGAGTTCACGGCTTTTTGGCCCTTGAATCGCAATTTGTGCATAATCATCACTTACATTTTCTAAATGAACTCCCTGTTTAGGGCAGCGCTCTTTGAACCAGGCAAAATCTTTTTCAATATTACTTGCATTTATACAAATAAAGAAAGAATCAAATCCTCTTCTATATATGATAATATCATCAACTAATGTGCCATTTTCATAGCACAATGCACTATATTGTGCCTGACCTATTTGCAATTTTGCGACATCATTTGAAACAAGTCCCTGTAAATAATCAAGCGCTCCTCGACCCGTTACGATAATTTCGCCCATATGACTGACATCAAAAATTCCAACGGAATTTCTGACCGCTTTGTGTTCATCAACAACACCTGTGTACTGAACAGGCATATTCCAACCCGCAAAAGGTACCATTTTTCCATTTAATGCGAGATGCTCTTCAAATAATGGAGTCAATTTAAGTTTTTCTTCTACTGGTAATGACATTTCATCCCCCAACGGCAGCATATAAATTTTTTGGACAAATCATCATCTTAATATTAATGAAATGAGTCAACTTATTTAAAAATTAATTTTATGAAATTGCAAATTGAATCTTACAATTCAGAAATTTAAAATATTCATTTGGAATTGTCTTTGATTATTGATATGTTTGATAGATATCCATTATTTGAGGAATCTTTTAATTTATGATTAAATTTGAGCTAATTGATATTAAGGCTGAAACATTCTTGAAAAGTTTTTTTGCCCTTCTATTTTCTCTTGTGGTTATTCGATTTTTCCAAGATAGACTTACACTTTCCGATTTGAAAGTATATTATGGCGCCTCCCGCGCTCTGATGGGTTGGAGCATCGATCCAAACATTTTTGGTCATTATTTTGAGCAAACAAAAGATCCCAATCCTTATCATGCCTATTTTGGTGTCACCAGTGGTATTTATAAATACGCGCCATTTTCATTATTATTATTTCTTATTTTTTCTATATTCCCTTGGAATATTCTATTATTTCTTTACCCTTTATTAAATATGTTAGCCTTTTATGCTTTCTTCAAAATTTTAAAAACTTTAATAATTGAAAATTTTTATTCAAATAATCTTATCGACCTGAAGAAATTAAATATTGCATTTATCCTTTGCTTTATACTACAATCTCATAATATTTACAGAGAAATATTTATGGGAAATATAAATATATTTTTAATGCTTTCATGCGTATTTTTTTTAAAATTATTTCTTAACAATAAATTTCTTCTATCTTCAATTATTTTATCATTGATAATTCTAATTAAACCTCATTTTGTATTTATTATCCCGTTACTCTTCATATTTAGATATTTCAACTTGATTTTTTATACTGGAGTCGTTTCATTTCTCATTTTTTTCTCTGTTTACCCTATTTTTGGGATAGAAAAATCTATTGCACTTATTTCTAGTTGGCTCAATACAATCAATGTCCACAATAATTTTTCTTGGTATTTAGAAAATCCGCTCAATTTTCAATATATTATATGGAAGATTTTAAAAATATTCTTATTCAATTTAAACACCAGACAATTAACAGCTTATACTTATTCTGTTATTATAATGAGTCATTTAATTATATTTACATACATATTATTAAAGAGAAAACAGTTTAATAATTTTTTATTTATGAAAGTCTATTTTGTAATATTAGCTATAATCCCGTTTGTTTTTTTAGTTGACACCAATCAACTAATTTATACTATCCCGTTAATAGTTATATTAATATACAATTACATGCTAAACGCAAAGAGCCCCAATAAAATTCTTTCACATATTTCTATTTGGTTATTTGCTTTACTCTTTATTTTTACTATTATGACTCAACAGATACCAAGGGATTGGTTACCATTAAATTTTTTCGTAGGAATATCTTACATAACATTATTTGTATATAGCTATTCTATAAAACATATTTTAAATATTTTGCATAGGCTGACAAGCAATAGCTAGCTTTCTTGAAGATGATAAACTTAAAATTAGTTTTTAAGTTTATCTTTATTTTTGTTATAAAGTTCAATACTTTCTAAAACAACTTTTTCAGCTTCTGCTTTACTATACCAGCCAGAGACTTCCACTTTTTTGTTATCAAGTAGTTTATATGTCTTAAAAAATTGTTCTATTTCTCTAAGCATATGCGGATTCGATTTTTGAATTTCTTCTATATCTGACACGTGTTTGTATTGAGGATCATCTGCATGCACTGCTAAAATTTTATCGTCTGTTTCTCCACCATCAATCATTTTCATAACACCTATGACTTTTGCGTTCATCATGCACATAGGTTGGGCAGGATCTTGGCCAATAACCATGATGTCAAGCGCATCGCCGTCATCGCAATATGTTTGGGGTATAAAACCATAATTAATGGGATAAAACATAGGACTCGACATAACACGATCAAGCAATAATAATCCAGATTCTTTATCTATTTCATACTTATTTTTGGATCCACGGGGAATTTCTATAATTGCTGTTACAACTGATGGAACTTTTTTACCAATACTCACCGCATGCCATGGATGCCAAGGATTCGCTGCCATAAGATAAACTCCTCAAAAAAATAGTTTAAAAATCCCTTTCACATTGCAAAAGCAAGGGATAAAGAAGACTTTCTGTTGTACATGCTGATTGCCCATTTGTGAAGAAAAATTTGGGCACGACTTGGAGGGGATCATGACAGCTAAAAAACGGGCAAAACCAATTAAACTCGAGTGGAGTGGGGGGCTTTCTTCAATTGAGAGCGAAATCCCTGTCAGCTTAAAAGGTAAAAACCAAAAATCTGAAAGCAAAATTGCTGCTAAAATCACTGGAAAAGCAGATATTAGGCGAGAAAGCAAAGGAAGAGCGGGCAAACCTGTGGCAATTGTCTGCAAATTTTCAGATGAAGAAGCGAAAAATCCGGAAAGTTTAAAAATGCTTTGCTCCGAATTAAAAAATTCGCTTGCATGTGGTGGCACTGTAGAAGATGACGAAATTATTTTAACTCTGCGTGATTTTGAAAAAATAAAAATTATTCTCGAAAAATTTGGAATAATAGCGAGAATAGTTTGATCTAAAAACAAATTAACTAATATTAATCTCAATAAAATAAATATAAATATACAATTAAATAAAAATTGCTCTTTCAGTATTTATACGTTATATTAAGCTTTGCTATTATTTTTTCCTACCTAAGTGCAAATAAGCAAGAATGTCCTGAAATGCAGACTTATAAAGATGATTTTATCCCTCAATATGAGTCTATTGAAATTCCAAAAAAATTTTTAGAGAATAAAACATTTAATTTATATATTACGCATCAAAATAAAGATTACTGCTTAAAATTAAATGATAATTATATTTATCTAAGTGAAGGCTGTAAAGTTTCGCCTAAATGGAATTATACTAATTTAGGACA is a genomic window containing:
- the gcvPA gene encoding aminomethyl-transferring glycine dehydrogenase subunit GcvPA encodes the protein MSSHRFLPTTELDKKKLLAACGVNSLDELLKGIPEAVQYSGTLAIGKELSEFDIKRKINELLKNSRNKNSYLSFLGAGVYDHYCPAAVNQLTLRGEFLTSYTPYQPEISQGTLQALFEFQSMIAEIFGMDISSASHYDGSTSLAESALMAMRMQPNKKRILVSGGVHPEYVEVLKTYVTNLGIEVTVVPLNEEGKTSSTALKTLLGSDVAIVIAQSPNFMGCIEDMHELSDLVHAKGSLFSANVTEPLSLALLKTPGEYNADIATGEGQSFGLPQSFGGPYLGLFTSRLENVRQMPGRLCGETVDSLGRRSYTLTLSTREQHIRREKATSNICTNQNLCALWATIWMALVGKQGFIELAEQNLAKSEYLKSELLKTGKAKIRYGKTNSFNEFVIDLKISSAEFIQKCVENDLAPGVSLQRFFPEDKTGLIVAVTEKKTRDELDKYVELLKRFG
- the gcvH gene encoding glycine cleavage system protein GcvH, coding for MQMSYPNGLKYTKEHEWIKIEGSVATIGITKYAIDQLGDIVYLDLPKVGASFKAGVNFGTVESVKTVSDLYMPVSCKITEINQTAIDSPDCLAEDAYSKGWLVKVEVENIPADLLSASEYENYIKGGN
- a CDS encoding inorganic diphosphatase, coding for MAANPWHPWHAVSIGKKVPSVVTAIIEIPRGSKNKYEIDKESGLLLLDRVMSSPMFYPINYGFIPQTYCDDGDALDIMVIGQDPAQPMCMMNAKVIGVMKMIDGGETDDKILAVHADDPQYKHVSDIEEIQKSNPHMLREIEQFFKTYKLLDNKKVEVSGWYSKAEAEKVVLESIELYNKNKDKLKN
- the gcvPB gene encoding aminomethyl-transferring glycine dehydrogenase subunit GcvPB, translated to MSYLNKTTSHAVVLEEPLLFERSHEGAYGFGLPELDVPKIISKKYFAHNSRAKDARLPELSESEVVRHFTRLSTWNYAIDLGIYPLGSCTMKHNPRFNEEVARSAEICELHPYDPIQWSQAHLQIMYELQEDLKEITGLKAVSLQPSAGAQGEFAGLLLISAYHRNKGRNRRTILTADTSHGTNPASAALAGFNIVQVKTGEDGYVTLESVEEVLNDDVAGMMLTNPNTLGLFEKNIAQIARLLHEKDALLYIDGANMNAVLGISRPGDFGADVIHFNLHKTFTTPHGGGGPGSGPIAVSEKLVPFLPVPLIEKKNNGYALNYNSPKSIGRVKAFYGNFGMFIRAWCYIKALGGKGLREVSENAILNANYIKSQLKDILNIPVNGHHLHEIIFNDLNLKENGFDTSKLAKALIDYGMHPPTVYFPLCVKNALMVEPTETESIEELDRFINSVKEIIEQNDSQTIFPKRTFREKVDEVKAARELILKFKFKEE
- the gcvT gene encoding glycine cleavage system aminomethyltransferase GcvT, with product MSLPVEEKLKLTPLFEEHLALNGKMVPFAGWNMPVQYTGVVDEHKAVRNSVGIFDVSHMGEIIVTGRGALDYLQGLVSNDVAKLQIGQAQYSALCYENGTLVDDIIIYRRGFDSFFICINASNIEKDFAWFKERCPKQGVHLENVSDDYAQIAIQGPKSRELIAKVVDVKITELAYYHFTEGKVLGVPAIIARTGYTGELGYEVYLPASAAAKIWRGLLQVGHEYSVKPCGLGARDTLRLEVGYLLYGNDMDNTTSALECGLGWVTKFEKNNFVGKEALLKQKEEGLIRKLVAFEMQDRAIGRHGYKVYASSEGENSIGNVTSGCPAPTVGKNIGLAYVNQAYSKLGSQIWIEIRGEKKPALVVKKPFFVHGSAQG
- a CDS encoding translation initiation factor, giving the protein MTAKKRAKPIKLEWSGGLSSIESEIPVSLKGKNQKSESKIAAKITGKADIRRESKGRAGKPVAIVCKFSDEEAKNPESLKMLCSELKNSLACGGTVEDDEIILTLRDFEKIKIILEKFGIIARIV
- a CDS encoding glycosyltransferase family 87 protein, giving the protein MGWSIDPNIFGHYFEQTKDPNPYHAYFGVTSGIYKYAPFSLLLFLIFSIFPWNILLFLYPLLNMLAFYAFFKILKTLIIENFYSNNLIDLKKLNIAFILCFILQSHNIYREIFMGNINIFLMLSCVFFLKLFLNNKFLLSSIILSLIILIKPHFVFIIPLLFIFRYFNLIFYTGVVSFLIFFSVYPIFGIEKSIALISSWLNTINVHNNFSWYLENPLNFQYIIWKILKIFLFNLNTRQLTAYTYSVIIMSHLIIFTYILLKRKQFNNFLFMKVYFVILAIIPFVFLVDTNQLIYTIPLIVILIYNYMLNAKSPNKILSHISIWLFALLFIFTIMTQQIPRDWLPLNFFVGISYITLFVYSYSIKHILNILHRLTSNS